In Thauera aromatica K172, one DNA window encodes the following:
- the murB gene encoding UDP-N-acetylmuramate dehydrogenase, translated as MSAAARSGWVRAADLAMLNSFRLPARAARLLHLHSLAQLDAAIAMPGWADTPRLVLGGGSNLVLRGDFAGNVLKVELGGRRLVAETAAAWIVEAAAGEPWHDFVRWTLAQGWPGLENLALIPGTVGAAPIQNIGAYGVELAERFESLDAVNLDSGARRVFTRSECAFGYRDSVFKRAPGRWLVSAVRFRLPRPWQAVTGYADVARELAARGAALPDASGIADAVAAIRCRKLPDPARIGNAGSFFKNPVVEAAQCARLLAAHPALPHYAQPDGREKLAAGWLIEQAGWKGRDLGPVGCFERQALVLVNRGGATGADVVRIAAAIIADVEARFGVRLEPEPVFV; from the coding sequence ATGAGCGCGGCGGCCCGCTCCGGCTGGGTCCGTGCGGCGGATCTGGCGATGCTCAACAGCTTTCGCCTGCCGGCACGGGCGGCGCGCCTGCTGCACTTGCACTCGCTCGCCCAGCTCGATGCGGCGATCGCCATGCCGGGCTGGGCTGATACGCCGCGCCTGGTGCTCGGCGGGGGCAGCAACCTGGTGCTGCGGGGCGATTTCGCCGGGAACGTGCTGAAAGTGGAGCTCGGCGGCCGCCGGCTGGTGGCGGAAACGGCCGCGGCCTGGATCGTCGAGGCCGCGGCGGGCGAGCCCTGGCACGATTTCGTGCGGTGGACGCTGGCACAAGGCTGGCCGGGGCTGGAGAACCTGGCGCTGATTCCGGGCACGGTCGGTGCAGCGCCGATCCAGAACATCGGCGCCTACGGAGTGGAGCTGGCCGAACGCTTCGAATCGCTCGACGCGGTCAATCTCGACAGTGGTGCGCGACGCGTTTTTACCCGCTCCGAATGTGCCTTCGGCTATCGCGACAGCGTGTTCAAGCGCGCGCCGGGGCGCTGGCTGGTGAGCGCGGTGCGCTTCCGCCTGCCGCGGCCATGGCAGGCGGTGACCGGTTACGCCGACGTCGCCCGCGAGCTGGCGGCGCGCGGAGCCGCCCTGCCGGATGCGTCGGGCATCGCCGATGCGGTGGCCGCGATCCGTTGCCGCAAGCTGCCCGATCCGGCGCGGATCGGCAACGCCGGCAGCTTCTTCAAGAATCCGGTGGTGGAGGCGGCGCAGTGTGCTCGCCTGCTCGCCGCTCATCCGGCGCTGCCGCACTACGCCCAGCCCGACGGGCGCGAAAAGCTCGCTGCCGGCTGGCTGATCGAACAGGCCGGCTGGAAAGGACGCGATCTCGGTCCGGTCGGCTGTTTCGAACGCCAGGCGCTGGTCCTGGTCAATCGCGGCGGCGCCACCGGTGCCGATGTGGTGCGCATTGCCGCCGCGATCATCGCCGATGTCGAGGCCCGCTTCGGCGTCCGCCTGGAGCCCGAGCCGGTGTTCGTCTGA
- a CDS encoding GGDEF domain-containing protein, whose protein sequence is MSRLWKTLSQHIVAPTQLNLEQIPGLLVPFRRSAAIRRHAAAVIIARVQFISALFALLVPLWSLVDLWVFDGATAWSLVGLRFVSAAVFVILAWPRELSSIRPYAQAMTMLLCMLLVPPLFYLGSVQIIDASALDPWQQLVVRLYAFMPTIVLGGLAIFPLTALEMLLFSLPVLAAAGIGAVASGAELALEQQGAMLWFMLMMMGVAMFSGMSQSHYMESLVQKAMTDPLTGAFSRRSGAEALELMFRLAVMAGKPLTVMFLDLDRFKAINDGYGHDAGDEALRTLVAHLRRTLRRGDVLVRWGGEEFLVILPEMPADQLPSFLARLRDGGLGLRPDGAALSASIGIAECLADGADDWQKLVSIADQRMYAAKQGGRDRAVLPDGTMLALGFSTAAG, encoded by the coding sequence GTGAGCCGCCTGTGGAAGACCCTCAGTCAGCATATCGTCGCCCCCACCCAGCTCAATCTGGAGCAGATTCCGGGCTTGCTGGTGCCGTTTCGGCGCTCGGCGGCGATCCGCCGCCACGCCGCGGCGGTGATCATCGCCCGGGTGCAGTTCATCAGCGCCCTGTTCGCCCTGCTGGTGCCGCTGTGGTCGCTGGTCGACCTGTGGGTGTTCGACGGGGCGACGGCGTGGTCGCTGGTCGGGCTGCGCTTCGTTTCCGCAGCGGTGTTCGTCATCCTCGCCTGGCCGCGGGAGCTGTCCTCGATACGGCCGTACGCCCAGGCGATGACGATGCTGCTGTGCATGCTGCTGGTGCCGCCGCTGTTCTACCTTGGATCGGTGCAGATCATCGATGCCAGCGCGCTCGATCCCTGGCAGCAGCTCGTGGTGCGTCTTTATGCGTTCATGCCGACGATCGTGCTCGGCGGGCTGGCGATCTTTCCGCTGACGGCGCTGGAGATGCTGCTGTTTTCGCTGCCGGTGCTCGCCGCCGCCGGGATCGGTGCGGTCGCCAGCGGTGCCGAACTCGCACTCGAGCAGCAGGGAGCGATGCTGTGGTTCATGCTGATGATGATGGGCGTGGCGATGTTCTCCGGCATGAGCCAGTCGCACTACATGGAAAGCCTGGTGCAAAAGGCGATGACCGATCCGCTGACCGGTGCGTTTTCCCGCCGCTCGGGGGCGGAGGCGCTGGAGCTGATGTTCCGCCTGGCGGTGATGGCGGGCAAGCCGCTGACGGTGATGTTCCTCGACCTCGATCGTTTCAAGGCGATCAACGATGGCTACGGCCATGATGCCGGCGACGAGGCCTTGCGCACGCTGGTGGCGCACCTGCGCCGCACGCTGCGCCGCGGCGACGTGCTGGTGCGCTGGGGTGGTGAGGAGTTTCTCGTCATCCTGCCGGAAATGCCGGCCGATCAGCTGCCGTCCTTTCTGGCGCGGCTCAGGGACGGGGGGCTCGGCCTGCGTCCGGACGGCGCCGCCCTGAGCGCGTCGATCGGGATCGCCGAGTGTCTGGCCGATGGCGCCGATGACTGGCAGAAGCTGGTCAGCATCGCCGATCAGCGCATGTATGCGGCCAAGCAGGGCGGGCGCGACCGGGCCGTCCTGCCCGACGGGACGATGCTGGCGCTGGGGTTTTCCACCGCCGCGGGCTGA
- a CDS encoding class I SAM-dependent methyltransferase → MNLPDSGSVFSCPVCIEPAPRLFIEVEGRDYRRCETCEATFLVPAQRPSAAAERAEYLLHRNDPADARYRRFLSRLAEPLCARLAAGSAGLDYGCGPGPALADMLRAAGHAVRLYDPLFAPDAGALEQRYDFVTCTEVAEHFHDPATEFARLDALLRPGGWLGIMTCFQTDDARFAGWHYRRDPTHVVFYRESTFRFLARRFRWQCHIPGKDVVLMHKPGPGGECGKGLFVPPGGDGVRDPPA, encoded by the coding sequence ATGAACCTGCCTGACTCTGGGTCGGTCTTTTCCTGCCCGGTCTGTATCGAGCCCGCGCCGCGCCTTTTCATCGAGGTCGAGGGGCGGGACTATCGACGCTGCGAAACCTGCGAAGCGACTTTCCTGGTGCCCGCGCAGCGCCCTTCGGCTGCCGCCGAGCGCGCCGAATACCTGCTTCACCGCAACGACCCGGCCGATGCCCGCTACCGCCGCTTTCTCTCCCGGCTGGCCGAGCCGCTGTGCGCGCGGCTCGCCGCGGGCAGCGCAGGGCTCGACTACGGCTGCGGTCCCGGCCCGGCGCTGGCCGACATGCTGCGCGCGGCCGGGCATGCCGTGCGCCTGTACGATCCGCTGTTCGCGCCGGATGCCGGCGCGCTGGAGCAGCGCTACGATTTCGTGACCTGCACCGAAGTCGCCGAACACTTTCATGATCCTGCCACCGAGTTCGCCCGGCTCGACGCGCTGCTGCGCCCCGGCGGCTGGCTCGGGATCATGACCTGCTTCCAGACCGACGATGCCCGCTTTGCCGGCTGGCACTACCGGCGTGATCCGACCCACGTCGTGTTCTATCGTGAAAGCACGTTCCGGTTTCTGGCCCGGCGCTTCCGCTGGCAATGCCACATTCCCGGCAAGGACGTGGTGCTGATGCACAAGCCCGGCCCCGGCGGCGAGTGCGGAAAGGGCCTGTTCGTGCCGCCCGGGGGCGATGGCGTCCGCGATCCGCCGGCATGA
- a CDS encoding PACE efflux transporter, which produces MSPPSPKLRSWRDRLRQIALFEIGGLALITPPFAWVSGVPVAESLGLLAALALVAAVWNGAYNSGFDRLEGRLTGRTADRRPFCLRCVHALGFEGGLLLLTLPIIVAWTSLGWLEALVADIGLAIAYTIYALLFNIGYDRLFPVDGTRPAAAGPGHR; this is translated from the coding sequence GTGTCCCCACCGTCCCCGAAGCTGCGCTCCTGGCGCGACCGCCTGCGGCAGATCGCCTTGTTCGAAATCGGTGGCCTGGCCCTGATCACGCCGCCTTTCGCCTGGGTGAGCGGTGTTCCGGTGGCCGAATCGCTGGGGCTGCTCGCTGCGCTCGCGTTGGTGGCCGCAGTGTGGAACGGCGCTTACAACAGCGGCTTCGACCGGCTCGAGGGGCGGTTGACCGGGCGCACCGCCGATCGCCGGCCGTTCTGCTTGCGTTGCGTGCATGCGCTCGGCTTCGAAGGCGGACTGTTGCTGCTGACCCTGCCGATCATCGTGGCGTGGACTTCCCTGGGCTGGCTGGAGGCCCTGGTTGCCGACATCGGATTGGCGATCGCCTATACGATCTACGCGCTGCTGTTCAACATCGGCTACGACCGCCTGTTTCCGGTCGACGGGACCCGGCCGGCGGCGGCCGGGCCCGGGCACCGATGA